From the Rhodoferax mekongensis genome, one window contains:
- the pdxA gene encoding 4-hydroxythreonine-4-phosphate dehydrogenase PdxA: MKSHTIAITMGDAAGIGPEIIAKAFREEPEVLRACFVAGDVHAMRKAAQQVAAGHLQLPVLHISFPEEALLAPPQCIPVLQIGDALAPVAMGQVQACAGEFAGRCVTWAADAALKGEIAALVTAPLHKEALSAAGAPYDNYPGHTELLQARAAQARGLSVAEMPVRMMLANEALRTVLVSIHVSLRDALDAVTFDNVLETIRITRIALRDVLGREPRIAVAGLNPHAGEGGLFGREEIETIFPAIAAARADGADVHGPIAPDTVFMRARHAEDHPAEFDVVVAMYHDQGLIPVKYMGVEQGVNVTLGLPLVRTSPDHGTAFDIAGRGLASAESLIEAVRMAKRLANLT; encoded by the coding sequence ATGAAATCGCACACTATTGCCATCACCATGGGCGATGCGGCAGGCATAGGCCCTGAAATCATCGCCAAGGCTTTCCGCGAGGAGCCTGAAGTCCTGCGCGCCTGTTTTGTGGCCGGGGATGTGCACGCCATGCGGAAGGCTGCGCAGCAGGTGGCCGCTGGACATTTGCAGTTGCCGGTCTTGCACATCAGTTTTCCTGAGGAGGCGCTGCTTGCGCCCCCGCAATGCATTCCCGTTTTGCAGATCGGTGATGCCTTGGCGCCGGTTGCCATGGGGCAAGTGCAGGCTTGCGCCGGAGAGTTTGCCGGGCGCTGCGTCACATGGGCGGCTGATGCCGCCTTGAAAGGCGAGATTGCGGCTCTGGTCACTGCGCCCTTGCACAAAGAGGCATTAAGTGCTGCAGGCGCGCCCTACGACAACTACCCCGGGCATACCGAGCTTTTGCAGGCGCGGGCGGCGCAAGCCCGTGGCTTATCCGTGGCAGAAATGCCTGTGCGCATGATGTTGGCCAACGAGGCTTTGCGGACCGTACTCGTCAGCATCCATGTGTCGCTGCGGGATGCCTTGGATGCAGTGACGTTTGACAATGTCCTGGAAACCATACGCATTACCCGCATTGCTTTGCGGGATGTGCTGGGGCGCGAGCCGCGTATCGCGGTGGCCGGTTTGAATCCGCATGCGGGGGAGGGCGGCTTGTTCGGCCGGGAAGAGATCGAGACGATCTTCCCAGCGATTGCAGCGGCACGCGCAGATGGGGCTGATGTCCACGGGCCGATCGCGCCGGATACCGTATTCATGCGCGCAAGGCACGCTGAAGATCATCCTGCTGAGTTTGACGTGGTCGTGGCGATGTACCACGACCAAGGATTGATCCCTGTGAAATACATGGGCGTAGAGCAGGGGGTGAACGTAACCCTGGGCTTGCCGCTGGTCCGTACCAGCCCGGACCATGGCACAGCGTTTGATATTGCCGGCCGGGGGCTCGCCAGTGCGGAAAGCCTGATTGAGGCAGTCCGCATGGCCAAGCGCCTCGCTAATTTGACTTAA
- the mscL gene encoding large conductance mechanosensitive channel protein MscL: MSMLQEFKEFAIKGNVVDLAVGVIIGGAFGKIVDSVVGDLIMPLVGAVVGKLDFSNLFLVLGSVPPGTGTTLDALKKAGVPVFAYGSFITVAVNFAILAFIIFLMIKQINRLKKEAPAPVAEPAPVVTPEDVLLLREIRDSLKK; encoded by the coding sequence ATGAGCATGTTGCAAGAATTTAAAGAGTTTGCCATCAAAGGCAATGTGGTTGACTTGGCAGTAGGTGTGATCATCGGCGGCGCTTTCGGCAAGATCGTCGACTCCGTGGTCGGCGACCTCATCATGCCCCTGGTCGGTGCAGTGGTCGGCAAACTGGACTTCTCCAACCTGTTTTTGGTCCTCGGTAGCGTACCTCCCGGCACAGGAACCACACTGGATGCACTCAAGAAAGCCGGTGTCCCTGTATTTGCTTATGGCAGCTTCATCACCGTTGCCGTGAACTTTGCCATTCTGGCGTTCATCATCTTCCTGATGATCAAGCAAATCAACCGCCTGAAGAAGGAAGCTCCCGCACCGGTAGCAGAACCCGCACCTGTGGTGACTCCGGAAGATGTGCTGTTGCTCCGCGAAATCCGCGACAGCCTGAAAAAGTAA
- the petA gene encoding ubiquinol-cytochrome c reductase iron-sulfur subunit, with the protein MSETLVDSKKIDSSKRTWLIASGCAGAVGGVATAIPFVSTFQPSERAKAAGAAVEVDIAGLKPGEKITVEWRGKPVWIVRRTPEQVAALPGNDALLADPKSERKPSELTPEYARNEGRSIKPEFFVAVGICSHLGCSPSDKFQPGAQPSLPDNWAGGFLCPCHGSTFDMAGRVFKNKPAPDNLEVPPHMFLSDSKLLIGEDKKA; encoded by the coding sequence ATGAGTGAAACACTTGTCGACAGCAAAAAGATCGACTCCAGCAAACGGACTTGGTTGATAGCCTCCGGTTGCGCTGGTGCAGTAGGCGGTGTAGCCACCGCCATTCCCTTCGTGAGTACATTCCAGCCCTCGGAGCGCGCGAAAGCGGCCGGTGCTGCAGTGGAAGTGGACATTGCAGGGCTCAAGCCCGGTGAAAAGATTACCGTGGAGTGGCGCGGCAAGCCGGTTTGGATTGTTCGTCGTACGCCGGAGCAGGTTGCTGCGCTTCCGGGCAATGATGCTTTGCTGGCTGACCCGAAGTCCGAGCGCAAACCCTCTGAATTGACCCCCGAGTACGCGCGCAACGAAGGCCGTTCCATCAAGCCCGAGTTTTTTGTTGCAGTCGGCATTTGTTCCCACTTGGGTTGCTCGCCGTCGGACAAGTTCCAGCCCGGAGCCCAACCTTCTTTGCCGGACAACTGGGCGGGTGGTTTCCTGTGCCCATGCCATGGTTCCACGTTCGATATGGCCGGTCGCGTGTTCAAAAACAAGCCTGCACCCGACAACCTCGAAGTGCCGCCGCACATGTTCCTGTCCGACAGCAAGTTGCTGATCGGTGAAGACAAGAAAGCCTGA